A part of Paenibacillus sp. IHBB 10380 genomic DNA contains:
- the kdpA gene encoding potassium-transporting ATPase subunit KdpA, with translation MGILQIAIVILVLVLLVKPLGTYLYNVFQNESNKTDKWFSFVERPIFSLIGLKERKGMTWKRYAFSFILTNIVLVIVSYLILRMQKFLPFNPNNIDNMEPTLTFNTVISFMTNTNLQHYSGESGLSYFSQMAVIMMMMFTSAATGLCVAIAFIRAITSKGETIGNFFEDFVKAIIRVFLPIAFVVTMLLVALQVPQTLQPMLSVTGLDGQGQQIAIGPVASLESIKHLGTNGGGFFGVNSAHPFENPNPLTNVVEILSMWSLAAALPYTFGLFAKNKKQGWVIFSAMMILFMVFLSLVYVSESNGNPALNRLGTDSSQGSMEGKEVRFGVAQSALFTTVTTAATTGSVNNMHDTLTPLGGITPLALMMLNCVFGGKGVGIVNMLMYAILAVFLAGLMVGRTPEFLGRKIEAREMKLIAIAILAHPLIILAPTAIALMTEVGKVAITNPSFHGISQVLYEYTSSAANNGSGFEGLGDNTAFWNISTGVVMLLGRYISMIALLAVAGSLSRKKWVPETIGTLRTDNGLFVGILIGTVLIIGALTFLPAIVLGPIAEHLTNR, from the coding sequence ATGGGCATTCTACAAATTGCTATCGTTATCCTGGTCTTGGTGTTACTCGTCAAGCCGTTGGGTACTTACCTGTACAACGTATTTCAGAATGAAAGCAACAAAACAGATAAATGGTTCTCCTTTGTGGAGAGACCGATATTTTCCTTAATTGGTTTGAAGGAACGCAAGGGAATGACTTGGAAAAGGTACGCATTTAGCTTTATCTTAACGAATATTGTGCTGGTTATCGTCAGCTATCTCATTCTCCGAATGCAGAAATTTCTGCCGTTTAATCCGAATAATATTGACAACATGGAGCCGACTTTGACCTTCAACACGGTCATTAGCTTCATGACGAATACGAACTTACAACATTACAGCGGAGAAAGCGGTCTGTCATACTTTTCGCAAATGGCCGTGATCATGATGATGATGTTCACATCCGCGGCGACGGGATTGTGTGTGGCGATTGCGTTTATACGAGCTATTACGAGCAAGGGTGAAACCATCGGTAACTTTTTTGAGGATTTCGTGAAGGCAATTATACGTGTGTTCCTTCCAATAGCATTTGTGGTTACAATGCTGCTTGTAGCGCTTCAAGTTCCACAAACCTTGCAACCCATGTTATCGGTGACAGGGCTTGATGGACAAGGACAGCAAATTGCCATCGGACCGGTTGCTTCATTAGAGTCCATTAAACACTTGGGGACGAATGGTGGTGGATTCTTCGGCGTAAACTCGGCACATCCGTTTGAGAACCCCAATCCACTTACGAATGTAGTTGAGATATTATCCATGTGGTCATTGGCTGCTGCTTTGCCTTATACATTCGGTTTGTTTGCCAAAAACAAGAAGCAAGGTTGGGTTATTTTTTCGGCGATGATGATTTTATTTATGGTGTTCTTGTCTTTGGTCTATGTATCAGAGTCTAACGGTAACCCAGCACTGAACCGATTGGGTACTGATTCTTCACAAGGTAGTATGGAAGGGAAAGAGGTACGATTTGGCGTTGCCCAATCCGCGCTCTTCACCACGGTGACAACAGCGGCGACTACAGGTTCGGTGAACAACATGCATGATACATTGACACCACTTGGTGGGATCACACCGCTTGCATTAATGATGCTAAACTGCGTGTTCGGGGGAAAAGGCGTAGGCATTGTGAACATGCTGATGTATGCCATCTTGGCTGTTTTTCTCGCTGGATTGATGGTCGGACGTACGCCTGAGTTCTTAGGACGAAAAATTGAGGCTAGAGAGATGAAGCTTATAGCTATCGCCATCTTGGCCCATCCGTTGATTATCTTGGCTCCAACAGCCATTGCGCTGATGACAGAGGTTGGTAAAGTGGCGATAACAAACCCATCTTTCCATGGTATTTCTCAGGTGTTGTATGAATACACGTCTTCTGCGGCGAACAATGGCTCCGGTTTTGAGGGTCTCGGTGATAACACGGCATTTTGGAATATTTCTACGGGTGTTGTCATGTTATTAGGTCGTTATATTTCGATGATTGCACTCCTTGCTGTAGCAGGTTCTCTGTCACGTAAGAAATGGGTTCCAGAAACGATTGGGACGTTACGTACGGATAATGGTTTATTCGTTGGTATTCTCATTGGTACGGTCTTGATCATTGGTGCATTGACATTCCTGCCGGCGATTGTGCTTGGTCCTATTGCTGAGCATTTAACGAACCGTTAA
- the kdpF gene encoding K(+)-transporting ATPase subunit F, with amino-acid sequence MIVVSVLTVFIFLYLIYALINPEKF; translated from the coding sequence ATGATAGTTGTTTCAGTATTAACAGTGTTTATATTTCTTTATTTGATCTATGCGTTGATTAACCCAGAAAAATTCTAA
- a CDS encoding succinylglutamate desuccinylase/aspartoacylase family protein codes for MLIQRHVLASGSSFATPYFVIEGDKTGPNFMIVSGIHGNEVGSIAAAHKLVDDFKKGKLRINEGRLIIVPIVNKKAYEKRIRGIPDLNRTFPKKANKSATHSLAASLFKLATRYKPSWYLDLHEANGLSQLNSKVLGQTLITNPKSLSKPAIRRIMNRVNGKTQVKSHHFNLRLHELPGSSRTAVARILCAKSITVETCWSLKRSTRVKYQVDIACSFLREAGLMNK; via the coding sequence GTGCTTATACAACGGCATGTCCTAGCCTCAGGATCTTCATTTGCAACGCCGTATTTTGTCATAGAGGGAGACAAGACAGGCCCCAACTTCATGATTGTCTCTGGTATTCATGGGAATGAAGTAGGAAGCATTGCGGCAGCACATAAACTTGTTGATGATTTCAAAAAAGGTAAATTACGTATTAATGAAGGCAGACTGATCATCGTTCCTATTGTAAATAAAAAAGCTTATGAGAAACGGATCAGAGGTATTCCGGATCTGAACCGTACTTTTCCAAAGAAGGCAAATAAGTCAGCTACTCATTCTTTAGCAGCATCTTTATTTAAGTTGGCTACAAGGTACAAGCCCTCATGGTATTTAGATCTTCATGAAGCCAATGGATTATCTCAATTAAATTCAAAGGTACTCGGTCAGACGCTGATCACGAATCCCAAGAGCTTGAGTAAACCAGCTATAAGACGAATTATGAATAGAGTCAATGGGAAGACTCAAGTGAAATCACACCATTTTAACCTTCGTTTACATGAATTGCCGGGGTCCTCACGTACTGCTGTAGCTCGAATTCTATGTGCGAAGTCCATAACAGTTGAAACATGTTGGAGTCTAAAACGATCGACTCGTGTGAAGTATCAGGTAGATATAGCTTGTAGTTTCTTAAGAGAAGCAGGCTTAATGAATAAGTAA
- a CDS encoding ribosomal maturation YjgA family protein: MRARIIYIVAVIITMILGISSRAFTDILPGIVSRHFGDALWACMIYLGVRALLIHKKLALAVLISLMFCYAIEFSQLYQADWINDIRSSLLGSLILGRGFLFVDLLRYTVGIGVCYLIDRSVMRRTRNDH; the protein is encoded by the coding sequence ATGCGAGCTAGAATAATTTATATTGTTGCTGTTATCATTACAATGATTTTGGGCATAAGTTCAAGAGCATTTACGGACATCTTACCAGGCATTGTGTCCAGACACTTTGGAGATGCACTATGGGCATGTATGATTTATTTGGGCGTTCGCGCATTGCTGATACATAAGAAGCTAGCATTAGCTGTTCTAATCAGCCTAATGTTCTGCTATGCTATCGAGTTCAGTCAGCTGTATCAAGCAGATTGGATCAATGACATCAGAAGTTCTTTATTAGGTTCGTTAATTCTGGGAAGAGGATTCCTATTCGTAGATTTACTGAGATACACAGTTGGCATTGGGGTGTGTTATTTAATTGATCGAAGTGTGATGAGACGAACTCGTAATGATCATTAA
- a CDS encoding DUF423 domain-containing protein: MQVLLLLGSINMVISVILGAFGAHALKKRLSADMSAVYQTAVQYQMAHALGLILVGLLGNTTAIQGSLIQTAGWFLFAGIVLFCGSLYVLSLTGVKKLGAITPIGGLAFIVGWILVSVSVIQG, from the coding sequence ATGCAGGTACTATTACTGCTTGGAAGCATCAATATGGTTATTTCGGTGATTCTAGGTGCATTTGGAGCTCATGCGCTCAAGAAACGACTATCCGCGGATATGTCCGCAGTCTATCAGACGGCTGTTCAATATCAAATGGCTCATGCGCTGGGCTTGATTCTTGTTGGACTCTTGGGCAATACTACGGCTATTCAGGGTTCTCTTATACAAACAGCGGGATGGTTTCTATTTGCTGGGATTGTCTTATTTTGTGGCAGTCTATATGTGCTAAGCCTCACAGGTGTGAAAAAGCTTGGGGCGATCACCCCAATTGGTGGACTTGCTTTTATCGTAGGTTGGATATTGGTTAGTGTTTCCGTTATTCAAGGATAA
- a CDS encoding AraC family transcriptional regulator → MMHTNRLNSLDQLWFKLRNAQKLTSHGRSTNFKFPADSSYMLFVLTEGNGKFTTVHGEQSITERSVYVSAPGENLSFLTDEYTDAELFVFQFDIKEDTDSVTEESIPEGSSKPTFPYLSKLLKIPAVSLAVICNAAYLSSFGENGLERFRSQYIFQELLHRLFNELMGEGNNELDTALEQTRMYIEQHYREPLSVKRLAGVSKISPRHLVRMFKNKFEITPMEYVQLLRLD, encoded by the coding sequence ATGATGCATACGAATCGATTGAATTCCCTAGATCAACTTTGGTTTAAATTGCGAAATGCACAAAAATTAACGAGTCACGGTAGAAGTACAAATTTCAAATTTCCCGCGGATTCATCATATATGTTGTTTGTCCTAACTGAGGGGAATGGAAAGTTTACAACAGTACACGGAGAACAGTCCATCACGGAACGCTCGGTCTATGTATCCGCTCCTGGAGAGAATCTATCATTCTTAACGGACGAATATACGGATGCAGAATTATTTGTATTTCAATTTGATATAAAAGAAGATACAGATTCAGTGACTGAAGAGAGTATTCCTGAAGGTTCCAGTAAGCCTACGTTTCCTTATCTAAGCAAGTTATTGAAAATTCCAGCAGTCTCGCTTGCAGTCATATGTAATGCTGCTTATCTTAGTTCATTCGGAGAGAATGGGCTTGAGCGATTTCGAAGCCAGTATATATTTCAAGAACTGCTTCATCGGCTGTTTAATGAGTTAATGGGAGAGGGGAATAATGAATTGGACACAGCTCTTGAGCAGACACGGATGTATATAGAGCAGCATTATCGTGAGCCACTTTCTGTTAAAAGACTGGCTGGGGTGTCCAAGATCAGTCCGCGTCATCTTGTTCGTATGTTTAAGAACAAATTTGAGATTACGCCTATGGAATATGTTCAATTGCTGCGGCTCGATTAG
- a CDS encoding GNAT family N-acetyltransferase — MIISKAHKSELKEILDLQYIAYRSEAEIYNDNNIQPLTQNIEELEQEYENHIILKAVIDDIIVGSIRAIEDTGICKVSKLIVNPNYQNQGIGTKLMECIEYMFNHTKRFELFTGHKSVRNLYLYNKLGYKTYRMEVISKNLTLIYMYKE, encoded by the coding sequence ATGATCATATCAAAAGCCCATAAATCAGAACTCAAAGAAATTCTAGATCTTCAATACATAGCTTATAGAAGTGAAGCTGAAATTTATAATGATAATAATATACAACCGCTTACACAGAATATTGAAGAGTTAGAGCAGGAATATGAGAATCACATTATTTTAAAAGCAGTCATTGATGATATAATTGTGGGCTCAATAAGAGCAATCGAAGATACCGGCATATGTAAAGTAAGCAAACTTATTGTTAACCCCAATTACCAGAATCAAGGGATAGGAACTAAACTTATGGAATGCATTGAATATATGTTTAACCATACTAAAAGATTTGAACTATTTACAGGACATAAAAGCGTTAGGAATTTATATCTTTACAACAAATTAGGATATAAAACATATAGAATGGAAGTAATAAGTAAAAATTTAACATTAATATACATGTATAAGGAATGA
- a CDS encoding alpha/beta fold hydrolase, giving the protein MERYKKPMGKQLIYESYDRLLNSWGIEFEERKIETTYGQTHIITAGDRLNPSLLLFHGTADNSAMMWIYNVKELAEKFYVIAVDAIGGSGKSEPNENYDNNFDSLLWIDEILNAFEIYETNIAGVSYGAYLAYYYTIKRSNKVNKVVCLAGRIPSSQFEVISKMVAAFLPEALFPSEKNCVKLLRKLSGSNYSVFGENEELMKHWYYLLKYFNNKSMRQHKIVIIDNDELTILKDKALFLIGEFDKLTNYPKAIAKLKENKMYYKMISDTGHAINHEQAEIINKEIINFLV; this is encoded by the coding sequence ATGGAAAGATATAAGAAACCTATGGGTAAACAACTGATTTATGAATCTTATGATAGATTACTGAATTCATGGGGGATCGAATTTGAAGAGAGAAAGATCGAAACTACCTACGGTCAGACACATATTATTACTGCAGGTGACCGATTAAATCCTTCATTACTACTCTTTCATGGGACAGCTGATAATTCAGCAATGATGTGGATTTATAATGTTAAAGAATTGGCAGAAAAATTCTATGTTATTGCAGTTGATGCTATTGGAGGTTCAGGAAAAAGTGAACCTAATGAAAATTATGATAACAATTTCGATTCATTATTATGGATAGATGAGATATTAAATGCATTTGAAATATATGAAACAAATATCGCTGGGGTTTCATATGGTGCATATTTAGCCTATTACTATACAATAAAGAGATCCAATAAAGTGAACAAAGTGGTATGTTTGGCAGGAAGAATTCCCTCAAGTCAGTTCGAAGTTATATCCAAAATGGTGGCTGCCTTTTTGCCGGAGGCTTTATTCCCATCTGAAAAAAATTGTGTGAAATTATTAAGGAAATTGAGCGGCTCCAATTATTCTGTGTTTGGAGAAAATGAAGAGTTAATGAAACATTGGTACTATTTATTGAAGTATTTTAACAACAAATCAATGAGACAGCACAAGATAGTCATCATTGATAATGATGAGTTAACTATTCTAAAAGATAAGGCATTATTTTTGATAGGAGAATTCGATAAGTTAACAAATTATCCAAAGGCAATAGCAAAATTAAAAGAGAATAAGATGTATTACAAGATGATAAGTGACACAGGTCATGCAATTAATCACGAACAGGCAGAGATTATCAACAAGGAAATCATAAACTTTTTAGTATAA
- a CDS encoding HAD family hydrolase produces the protein MIKSIIFDLDGTLLDRNKSLLNFVNDQFDRMIKDVQYVNKQTFLNRFIELDSRGYVWKDRVYQELVKEFGLLLDWNDLLSDYKIGFSSCVTAFPNTIEILERLKQKGYRLGMITNGFGDFQASNIQALGIKEYFEVILISELEGLRKPDPAIFLRAIEMMNLLPEECVYVGDHPTNDVMASKDAGMRGIWKEDIYYKDLFEYDEIVRDLIEIEEIIEQWNLKVTL, from the coding sequence ATGATTAAATCGATCATATTTGATTTGGATGGAACCTTGTTAGATCGTAATAAATCCTTGCTTAATTTTGTAAACGATCAGTTCGATCGGATGATTAAAGATGTTCAATATGTTAATAAACAAACGTTCCTAAATAGATTTATTGAACTAGATAGTCGTGGATATGTATGGAAAGATAGGGTGTACCAAGAGCTTGTAAAGGAATTTGGTTTATTACTCGATTGGAATGATTTGCTATCTGATTACAAGATTGGCTTTTCTTCCTGTGTAACTGCTTTTCCCAATACTATTGAAATATTAGAAAGACTGAAACAAAAGGGATATAGGCTAGGAATGATTACTAATGGATTTGGAGATTTTCAAGCTAGTAATATTCAAGCATTAGGGATTAAAGAGTATTTTGAAGTGATTCTAATATCTGAATTAGAAGGACTAAGAAAACCTGATCCGGCAATATTTCTTAGGGCTATTGAGATGATGAATTTACTTCCAGAAGAATGTGTTTATGTAGGAGATCATCCAACCAATGATGTAATGGCGAGCAAGGATGCTGGCATGAGAGGAATTTGGAAAGAGGATATATACTATAAAGATTTATTCGAATACGATGAAATAGTAAGGGATTTAATAGAGATTGAAGAAATAATAGAACAATGGAATTTGAAAGTGACTCTATGA
- a CDS encoding GNAT family N-acetyltransferase, with product MDIAVYLTDPSTKFIINNLYPLYLHDLSEIWGWLPNKYGVYEEDGTQTLNEQNKVFDIWWEKPSILFPYLIKVNEIPAGFALVATPPYTPHGSDYYLNEFFLLRPFRGKGIAENAAKEVFNNHMGSWELQTNPTEANVRAQNFWKKTIKGYAGDTYKEECGETTNDGLKLIFRFNNNSKE from the coding sequence ATTGACATCGCAGTATATTTAACCGACCCATCTACGAAATTTATTATTAACAATCTTTATCCACTATATTTGCATGATTTATCAGAGATATGGGGATGGCTGCCCAATAAATATGGAGTATATGAAGAGGATGGAACGCAGACTCTAAACGAACAGAATAAAGTCTTCGACATATGGTGGGAGAAGCCTTCCATACTATTTCCATATTTAATAAAAGTAAATGAAATTCCCGCTGGTTTTGCATTAGTAGCAACACCACCCTATACACCTCATGGTAGCGATTACTATTTGAATGAATTCTTTTTATTACGACCCTTTAGAGGTAAGGGTATCGCAGAAAATGCAGCGAAAGAAGTTTTTAATAATCATATGGGCAGTTGGGAGCTACAGACCAATCCCACTGAAGCTAATGTAAGAGCACAAAACTTTTGGAAAAAAACCATTAAAGGGTATGCTGGCGATACGTATAAAGAGGAATGCGGTGAAACAACTAATGATGGTCTTAAGTTGATTTTTAGATTTAATAATAACTCAAAAGAATGA